TTTTCGGATTATGGCCTCGGCCTTTGTCCTTTTTCGTATGTATAACCTTGTTATTAACCTCTTTATTCTTCATTACTATTTTACCTGTAGGCTAGGTGATAATGCCTTTTCTCTTTCTGCTCGGTTTAACGCCAGGTTCCTTGATGACATTCCTTCTTCCCAGaaaggatggaaaggaagatacTTTTTTATACAACTCACATCCCCTCTTTCCTCCAGGGTTTCTTCCCTTCCTTCCTCCCCAGCCTGCCCTTCCCCGAGCttacaaattcgaggaattttacatcgaaagccaagacttggtggagggtcaaaaattctcttcCTCCTCCCTCATTTCCCAGGAGCACTTGATTACCTATGGGTTGAGCGTCCGGGCTGAAGACCCAATAGATCGGGCAATTGACGAGGTGACTAGCTCGGACCCTCAACCCGGTAACTTTCTTATTCATGTCTTCTTAGTTTGTCATTCATATGTACTTTATAATTTCTACTAATCTTCTCTCTTATTGCGCAGATTCCTCTAAAATGCAAGAGGCTTTTCTCCAGAAGTGGGAAGAGGAAAGGGTTGCCAAGGAGAAGAAATTGGCAGCCCGGAAGGCTGCCCGTGAGAAGAAACAAGCTAAGGCGGAAGTTGCCCGGCAAGCTGAGCTGAACCGGGTGGAAGCCCAGCAAGAAGAGATGACCTGGGATTTATCTCGGGAAGACCCCGAAGACCACATTCCCCTCGTCCGGAGGAAGCGAAAGGCTATCACAAGCCCGGAGCGGATTCTGGGTGAATCTAACTGGGAAGGGGGGGCCGAGCTCGTCAACCACTCATCCCCAGCGTCAACCTACAGAGGAGCCTCCTCAAGAGCCTCTTCTGACCGATCAACCTACctggcccaacatcttcctggAGGGAGCTTCTTCAACTGGCATTCGACGCTTAAAACATATGCTCACTCCTGAAGAAGAGGCCTTTTTGAAGAATCCTGGGCCTGGTACTCGGTTCCTTGAGGGATCCAACCGATTTCTATCTGTAAgtcttttctttattcttttttccttcatttctcCTTTGTTTTATTAACTTGCTTCGTACAGGCTGCCCAAATGATGATCTCGGCCTTCGAAGAAGTGGCGGTGGTGGCTACCAAGAAAGGTCAACAAACCCGGGCTGCCcaagaaatccaagatcaactgCACGGAGAGCTTGCCCGGGCTAAAAGCCTTCACGAAAAGGAAATCGCTATCCTAAAAGCTTCCTTAGAGTCGGCTCACATGGCACTAGACAAGTCTCGGGAGGACCTCAATGAAGCTGCCATTCGGGAGGAGAATCTGCGAGGTGCCCTGTTTGTCTCGGAGTCGAGAAACCAttctctatccgagcagatagaaGTTCAACAATCCCGGGCATAGAAGGCCAAGAATGCTTTGTCCCTGGCGGAGCATAATAAGGATAAGTGGCAAACTTCCTTTCTtcaatctcctgagttcaagAAGGCCGTGGTAGATAAGGCTTACCCTCTTTTCAAGACTGGTTTTGACAAGTGCCGGGAACAATTTGAGGGAGCTGGACTCTTACCCCAGgataaggaaaattttcctgattTTGGCCTGGCCATTGCATCCCTTCCCAAGGATGGTGAGGAGGAGAAGGAGGAAAACCAGGAAGACGAGCCAGGATCCGACCATTTTGATATAGACTAgggttgtatttttttttttttttatttctgtaATTCCTGTCCTCGGATTTTTAATGAACAAATTCTTTCCTTCAATAGTGTTTCGATTAATCTTTCAATACCCAAGTAATACCATTGTTTTTATGTAAACAtccagaaaatatttcaagtgttgAGAACTAACCAGGACTTCTTAGTAAACAATTGAGATAAGAAAAACACATATTGGCGTAACGAATGAATGTCCCTAGCGTGGATCCTGTCAGGTTAGGAATAATCAGGGCGGATTAacccttgggccggggaacgtgtcccgggacttgtgaatggtcgaggtgtggtgccccgagccagggggtagtgccctgggcttttagaaccaaggtgcggagccttgggacggggaacatgtcccgggacttgtgaatggtcgaggtgtggttcgtcgagccagggtgtagtgccctgggcttttagaaccaaggtgtggagccttgggccggggaacatgtcccgggacttgtgaatgatTGAGGTTTgattccccgagccagggtgtagttccctgggcttttagaaccaaggtgcggagccttgggacggggaacatgtcccgggacttgtgaatggtcgaggtgtggttcgtcgagccagggtgtagtgccctgggcttttagaaccaaggtgcggagccttgggccggggatcatatCCCGGgagacttgtgaatggtcgaggtgtggttccccgagccaaggtgtagtgccctgggcttttagactGGTTCTTCCAGAGTCTGAGATTcgacaaataatataatacttctttctgagaaaaacagatctttcattatatcttcaaCCAATCAATTACATCTGTTAAGCATAGAATGCTtcaaattaaatacattccaaggccTTTTGAGAGAGCGTCCTTGCGTGTCTTCTAGATAAAAAGATCCCGAGCTAACCCTCCGGGTAATTTTATAAGGTCCTTCTCACCGAGCTTCTAGTTTCCCAACATCCCCGGCAGGattaacttttttcatgactaaatctcctatttgaaaatctcgaactcggacctttttattgtatgatttcatgacccgacctcggtatgcttccattcgaattattgctcgatttcttctctcttctaccaaatccaattccatggcccGACTTTGATCATTGCTGTCTGGGTAAGAATCTACCCGGGGAGAAGTTTGCCCAATTTCAATAGGAAGGACGGCTTCAGAACCATATACCAAGCTGAAGGGAGTTTATTGAGTAGGTGCTCGGGGAGTAGTTCTGTACGCCCATAGAACACTGAgtaattcttccacccagtCTTTTCCCTTGCCTTGTAACCTGGTTTTTAatgcttgtacaataattctattgacaacttctgtttgaccattagcttgaCGGTATGCAACGGAGgtaaaagactgagtgattttcatttcctGGCACCAACATGTAATCTCCCTTCCCTGGAATTGTCGTCCATTATCTGAAATCAGCCTTCTGGGTCTTCCAAACCGGCATACTATGtttttccacaaaaatttcaatacttcaTGTTCAGTGATTTTAGCCAATGGCTCGGCTTCTacccatttggaaaagtaatccacagccaccaacaagaacttcttttgagcccGGGCAGTTAGGAAAGGACCCACAATATCCatgccccattgatcaaaggggcaagGTGCCCAGATAGGCTTTATAGGAGTGGCCGGGCTGTGCTGAAAGTTTAAATGATGTTGACATCCTTCACAAGCCTGGACCACTCGAGCAGAATCttggctaagagttggccacTAGAACCCGACGAGCATCGTCTTCCGGGTCAAAGCTGTtcctccgagatgctcagcacaacaCCCTTCATGAATTtctcggaggacataatccacttctccCTCAGATAAGCATTTTAATAAAGGTCCCTGGAATGATCTTCTGTACAAGACATTATTCAAGAGAACAaacctgggagcttgtctcttgattttCTGAGCCTGGATTTTGTCTTCTGGTAGTTCTCCTGCTGTAATGAATTTGATCAAGGATGTCATCCAGGAGTCCTCTGGTGCTGGTAATGCCTCTTCATCTGTAGAGAGGATTAAACGAGAAACATGTAACACTTCCCGGGTGCTGACCTCAGATAAAGAAGCAGCCATTTTTGCCAGAGCATCCGCCTCTCCATTATCCTCCCGAGGTATTTGTTCAATACCCCAATCCACAAAGGTCTTtgcctgggtttttatgagctgtaaGTATTTTAGCATCATGTCATCCTTGGCCTCATAAACACCTTTTATCTATTGAGTGATCAGTTGAGAATCGGAATAGAGGATAACCCGGGAAACCCCGATCTCCTGTGCTGCTCGGATACCAGCgaggacagcttcatactcggCCTCGTTATTAGTTACTCGGGAATCAATTCTTACTGCTAATTTAATCCTCTCTCCTATGGGGGATACTATCACAACACCTGCTCCACACCCCGCAAGGCTAAATGCCCCATCCACGAACACTCTCCATACTTCTTCTTCATCGGGCTGGGCCATCTCGGATAAAAAATCTGACAAAGCTTGTGCTTTGATGGCCACCCGGGGTTTGTACTCAATATCATACTCCCCTAACTCCACCGCCCACTTAATCATCCGTCCGACCACCTCTGAGTGAGTCATAATTCTCCCCAAAGGGCTATTAGTGAGTACTATGATTTGATGAGACAAGAAGTATGGTCGCAGCTTCCCGGCGGTCACAACCAAGGTCAGGGCAATTTTTTCTACTTCGCTGTACCGGAGCTCGGGGCCTCTCAGAGCATGACTGACATAATATATAGGCTTTTGGTCAGAACCTTCTTCTTTTATCAATACTGAACTGACATCATACTCTGTAGTAGAGAGATAAACAAACAATTTTTCCCCGGGCTCAGGCTTTACCAACATCAGGAGTTCAGCAAGATGAATCTTCAAAtcctggaaggcctgttcacatttaTCATCCCATCCAAATTGCTGGGCCTTCCTCAAGacttgaaagaaaggataactcctgtgtgctgatcgggaaataaatcgagagagggaagcaatcTTCCGGGTCAGCTTCTGTACCTCTTTGACTGATCGAGGAGATGGCATGCACATCACGGATATGACTTTCTCCTGATTCACCTCAATCCcccgatctgtcactatgaatcccaagaatttgCCACTCTTTACGCCAAAAATGCACTTGGCTGGGTTAAGTTTGATTCCTTAATGTACGATAATGGCAAAGGTTTCTTCTAGATCATCAATAAAGCTGGCAACCTCCCGGGTCTTGCccaggatatcatccacataaaCTTCCACGTTTCGTCCCAGTTGCTTctcgaagactttgttcatcaGACGCTGGTAAGTAGCTCCTGCATtctttaacccgaaaggcattacaatataacaaaatgtacctcccgaggtgatgaagctggCTTTATCCtgatcactcttggccagggagatttgatggtacccctggtatgcgtccatgaaactcagcaaTTCGAAGCCCGaggtggaatccaccaattgatcaatacggggcagaggataatgatccttgggacaAGCCTTATTGAGATCGCGGAAGTCTacacacatgcgccacttcCCGGTAGATTTAGGTactaataccacattcgagagccatgTAGGGAATTGAATTTCTCGAATGTGACCGGCTTTCAGAAGCTCTTTTACTTGCTCATCAATAATTCTGTCTTTTTCAGGACCAAAGTGTCTCTTTTTTTGCTTTATCGGGTGAGATCCCGGGAGGATATTCAGTTGGTGCTCCGATATCAGGGGAGAGATCCCCGTCAACTCCTGTTGGGACCAGACAAACACATGAATATTAGCTTTTAAACAGTCAATCAGACTAACCCGGGTGGATGCACTGAGGTCCCGAGCCACTCGGATTTGCTGGCCTGGTCCGACTTCCACCATTTCCTGCTCCTCCTCTGCGACAAAATGCACCTCTCCTTTCTCCACCACTCTTCCTCCTACTTCATACATTCTAGCTCTCTTCCCTTCCCTCTTGGATTTGCTCTGGTCCGCCCGGACTGCTTCCACATAGCATTTTCGGGAAGAAGGCTGATCTCCCCGGACTTCTCCTACCCGGGCTCCCACAGGAAACTTTATCTTTTGGTGGTAGGTAAATGCCACAGCCCTCAGCTCATTCATGGCCGGCCTCCCTAGTATGATGTTATAAGATGATGAAGAGTCCACCACAGTGAAAGAAGTCATCACCGTTTGTTTGAGATCCTAGGAGCCCAGGACTAGTGGTAAGACAATCTCCCCTTCCGGGTAAaccacatggccagcaaagCCAAAGAGGGCAATTTCCACGGCTTCCAAATGATAACCCTACAAGTCCATCTGCACAAaggcatctttaaaaattacatttatagAACTGcccgagtcaacaaagactctcagaatgtcataatttgccacccgggcttggataacctgggcatcattgtggggtagaTTCACCCCCTTCAAATCCTCTGGGCCAAAACTGATGACCGCCTCGCTCCTCCTCATTCCCTCTACCTCCATACAGTCCCTcctactcctcgacttccttgcccggttggagtctccatcagtagagcctcctgatatcaCTTTTATCAACCCCGTAGCAGGGGGTGAATTCTTTTTGGTCTCAAGCTCGGGCTCTCTTCTCCTCCCGGGCTCTCCTCTCGGTATGTTCCTCATCCCTCCTCCCCGAGCGCTGGACCCTGGCTGTGGagatgtccatggcaatctcggcCTCTTATTGGCTTGACTTTGTTCCGGGGCGGAAGGGGAGGAATAGTCTCCCTTCAATGTTTTGCAATCCTCGGTGTTGTGATGacacaccttatggagagtacaaaatcctcttttctcaTGCCGGGATAATCGATGGTCCGGggccagatccctactgcactcctggacctctctgtcccgggcaatcttaagaggcacatggtgagagaagtgtcctggattattcCTTCTCTGTCCTTTCTCCTTGGGCCTAGCTACTCGGTCTCCTCTTTCTTTCCTTACGGCttccctcttctgcttctgggtttcctccatgttgatgtatttctCTGCCCGGGATAATAAGTCCTCGAAATCCCCGGGCGCTTTTTTGGTCAGCGACTTAaaaaattcaccctccctcaagccttgggtgaattccgtagtttttgtttcagtagcgcaagtaggtacatccaaagccactctattaaatcttttgatataagccctcaaactttcatccGGGCTCTGCTTAACTTCGAAAAGACTAAGAgcagtcttcttgtatttcttgctactactgaagtggtgtaggaacactttctggaagtctttaaatgaattaatactctgAGGAGTCAGTCTCTCAAACCACCTTTGAGCTGAGTCCACCAAAGTAGTGAGGAACACAttacacttgattcgatctgtATAACAGTGTAACATAGCCATGTTCTCAAACCGGGCTAGGTGCTCAtcaggatccgcattgccatcgtaatATTTTACTTTGGCGGATTTTAAGTTTCCGGTAAGAGGTTCCCGGAAAATGATATCAGCAAATGGGCAACCCTTAGTAGTAGCTCGAGAAATActacgactctccaactgccctGCCAGAACCTTCATTTTCTGCCTTAGTTCCAACAACTCCTCAGCCacggtaggtgatttggatccagcactagactcctcatcctctcctctcacttcctcctccctcaactcttgctcttgctcctgctcattTTCCTGCCCCCTCCTGATAGTGTGGCTTGATGAGAAGTTTCTCTCCTGGCCAGAGCCTTCTCGACTGCTTCAACTATAAGTCTGGCCAATTCTTCTTGAGACACAGTAATAGGGTTGGGTCCCCTGGGAGGAACACCACCTTGTTCAGAAGTATGCGCACCACCTCCAGGAGCCCGCGAATTGTCCTGGTTAGTTCTTCTAGTATTAGCCCTATCAACACCTTAACCTCAAGTTTCCCACAGACGACGCCAAT
The Primulina huaijiensis isolate GDHJ02 unplaced genomic scaffold, ASM1229523v2 scaffold31851, whole genome shotgun sequence genome window above contains:
- the LOC140967956 gene encoding uncharacterized protein, giving the protein MTSFTVVDSSSSYNIILGRPAMNELRAVAFTYHQKIKFPVGARVGEVRGDQPSSRKCYVEAVRADQSKSKREGKRARMYEVGGRVVEKGEVHFVAEEEQEMVEVGPGQQIRVARDLSASTRELTGISPLISEHQLNILPGSHPIKQKKRHFGPEKDRIIDEQVKELLKAGHIREIQFPTWLSNVNAGATYQRLMNKVFEKQLGRNVEVYVDDILGKTREVASFIDDLEETFAIIAFQDLKIHLAELLMLVKPEPGEKLFVYLSTTEYDVSSVLIKEEGSDQKPIYYVSHALRGPELRYSEVEKIALTLVVTAGKLRPYFLSHQIIVLTNSPLGRIMTHSEVVGRMIKWAVELGEYDIEYKPRVAIKAQALSDFLSEMAQPDEEEVWRVFVDGAFSLAGCGAGVVIVSPIGERIKLAVRIDSRVTNNEAEYEAVLAGIRAAQEIGVSRAKTFVDWGIEQIPREDNGEADALAKMAASLSEVSTREVLHVSRLILSTDEEALPAPEDSWMTSLIKFITAGELPEDKIQAQKIKRQAPRFVLLNNVLYRRSFQGPLLKCLSEGEVDYVLREIHEGCCAEHLGGTALTRKTMLVGF